One Vibrio gazogenes genomic region harbors:
- the tssM gene encoding type VI secretion system membrane subunit TssM: protein MVALVPALLLISFILINIAIWWAGPWLTIYDTKPLASITARIFASVLVFLLAAAVWGFWQWRKLQNYEAEQQKEEIFRQDPVKLMEERQEVELNQVITNMRKSLKNKRDFLYSSPWYLVLGLENAGKTSLINRSGQNFTLSSVMRASGQRSENPYSFDWWIGDKAVVIDPDGELLTQGNRDEDNDGEMERRLWKHFVEWLERTRSRRPLNGIVLALDVSHLATAKASERKAYASILRARLRELMETMSIQLPVYIALTKLDLLYGFEPFFRHYSKAEREEALGFTFQLNPNDDQDAWLQEFENDYLQFMSTINDMLPKAVSIPMEADERHGVYSFSRQISGLKDILTQFFRETLGNDQYSLSAVVRGAYFTSVYQQGVPTNAFDDAASRRYGLDHAINRAQIAKNSTVYFASQLFSNIIYAESGLASDNRRVAKRKRRLMMLSGVTCTIASLLLFGAWQRYYAVNVEHADAVLTKVNQFKNELPKNIYQASQRDMLDSLNKIRQATLEFGFFRNKSKYFSDMGLYQGHTIGPMVEKTYLNLLETRFLPILLSDVIVKMNEADTEVEKLDALRVYRMMTDKEGRYKDIVLDYFGKYWQQEFPARRAVQEELMGHLDYAMDHTDLTTARKNGDPNADKIMGAYDQTIAKVQTELNAMPNKQRVYRNLKLNAPTVLGPSLNLRNLVGPIFDLVFDERVMNGDGLYIPQMLTKRGFEDYFIPQVESVSKLALIDGWVLGQNRSAEFSEADKQDLRDKIRGLYVADYTKTWRAALAEVDIKYFKDINDAVTVLDNITSSVEPIQRLLRTLEANTKMIAGIPDDSAAQSELLKSPKYRVASMIDTPFADLNGMLDAVGDKPAYINEVMGSIDELKLYLKGIQASPDMGMAALNATKARMKLVNGDPIYTLRRVASGLPAPLDRILTKLADESWYVIKQEAVKYLEVRWHDDVYRVFREKLADRYPFNPNSNKDASLTDFEEFFAPNGILDSFYQNQLKIFIDEKVGLSDSESGQSVVKSEVLEQIERARQIQDAFFNRKGVLDVSFSIEPIRLTGNKRRSVLNVDGQFLSYSHGSRENVELIWPNTLRDSAISKITLIPTKSNLSPRSIIIQGPWAFFRLLDAGDVLAASTTSVDYKFTVDGGDMVYRINSEADMNPFTQRLFKSFKLSGNLY from the coding sequence ATGGTAGCACTGGTACCGGCATTACTGCTCATTAGCTTTATTTTAATTAATATTGCCATTTGGTGGGCTGGTCCATGGCTCACGATTTATGACACGAAACCATTAGCGAGTATTACGGCACGGATCTTTGCCAGTGTGCTCGTGTTCTTGCTGGCGGCCGCGGTATGGGGTTTCTGGCAGTGGCGGAAACTCCAGAATTACGAAGCTGAACAACAAAAAGAAGAAATTTTCCGTCAAGACCCGGTCAAACTGATGGAAGAACGGCAAGAAGTTGAGCTGAATCAGGTGATTACCAATATGCGTAAGAGCCTGAAGAATAAGCGCGATTTTCTGTATTCTTCCCCCTGGTATCTGGTGCTCGGGTTAGAAAATGCGGGCAAAACCAGCCTGATTAACCGCTCCGGACAGAACTTTACTTTGTCTTCGGTCATGCGGGCTTCCGGGCAACGCAGCGAAAACCCTTATTCATTCGACTGGTGGATCGGCGATAAGGCGGTCGTCATTGACCCCGACGGTGAGTTGCTGACGCAAGGTAATCGTGATGAAGACAATGACGGTGAAATGGAACGCCGCTTGTGGAAGCACTTTGTTGAATGGTTAGAGCGTACCCGCAGCCGTCGTCCGCTGAATGGGATTGTACTGGCGCTGGACGTATCGCATTTGGCGACAGCTAAAGCATCCGAGCGAAAAGCTTATGCGAGTATCCTGCGTGCGCGACTACGTGAGTTGATGGAAACCATGTCGATTCAGTTACCGGTCTATATTGCACTGACCAAACTGGATTTGCTCTATGGCTTTGAACCTTTTTTCAGACACTATTCCAAAGCAGAACGAGAAGAAGCATTAGGATTTACGTTCCAGCTCAATCCGAATGATGACCAAGATGCTTGGTTACAAGAGTTCGAAAATGACTATCTCCAATTCATGTCAACGATTAATGACATGTTGCCAAAAGCGGTTTCTATTCCGATGGAAGCCGATGAACGCCATGGCGTTTATAGTTTCAGCCGACAAATTTCCGGGCTGAAAGACATTCTGACGCAGTTCTTCCGCGAAACATTGGGCAATGACCAATATTCGCTATCTGCCGTGGTTCGGGGGGCTTACTTTACCTCGGTCTATCAGCAAGGCGTCCCGACCAATGCGTTTGATGATGCCGCCTCGCGTCGTTACGGCTTAGATCACGCGATCAACCGGGCGCAAATTGCAAAAAATTCGACGGTCTATTTTGCGTCGCAGTTATTCAGCAACATTATTTATGCCGAATCAGGTCTGGCATCCGATAACCGTCGGGTTGCCAAACGAAAACGGCGTCTGATGATGTTGTCGGGTGTGACTTGTACCATCGCATCGTTATTACTGTTTGGGGCATGGCAACGCTACTATGCGGTCAACGTAGAACATGCGGATGCGGTACTGACCAAGGTGAATCAGTTTAAGAATGAGTTGCCGAAAAATATCTATCAGGCATCGCAACGCGATATGCTCGACTCACTGAATAAAATTCGTCAGGCCACGCTGGAATTCGGTTTCTTCCGCAACAAATCGAAATATTTTTCAGATATGGGGCTGTATCAAGGTCACACCATCGGGCCGATGGTTGAAAAGACCTACCTGAACCTGTTGGAAACCCGTTTTCTGCCGATCCTGCTGTCTGATGTGATCGTGAAAATGAATGAAGCGGACACCGAAGTTGAAAAACTGGATGCGCTGCGGGTTTATCGCATGATGACCGATAAAGAAGGGCGTTATAAAGACATCGTGCTGGATTACTTCGGTAAATACTGGCAGCAAGAGTTCCCGGCTCGCCGTGCCGTTCAGGAAGAACTGATGGGGCATTTAGACTATGCGATGGATCATACAGATCTGACGACAGCCCGGAAAAACGGTGATCCGAACGCGGATAAAATTATGGGTGCATACGATCAGACCATTGCCAAAGTTCAGACTGAACTGAATGCGATGCCGAACAAGCAGCGTGTCTATCGTAACCTTAAACTGAATGCACCGACGGTACTTGGCCCGTCACTGAACCTGCGTAATCTGGTCGGGCCGATCTTTGACCTCGTCTTTGATGAGCGCGTGATGAACGGTGATGGGTTATACATTCCGCAAATGCTGACCAAACGCGGTTTTGAAGACTATTTCATTCCGCAGGTTGAATCGGTTTCTAAGCTGGCCTTGATCGATGGCTGGGTTTTGGGACAGAACCGTTCTGCTGAGTTCAGTGAAGCTGACAAGCAAGATCTACGGGATAAAATCCGCGGACTTTATGTGGCGGACTATACCAAGACTTGGCGTGCAGCATTGGCAGAAGTGGATATCAAATACTTCAAAGACATCAACGATGCGGTCACGGTACTGGATAATATCACCAGTAGTGTTGAGCCAATCCAGCGTCTGCTGAGAACGCTGGAAGCCAACACCAAAATGATCGCCGGTATTCCGGATGATTCTGCGGCACAGAGCGAGCTGCTCAAATCACCGAAGTATCGTGTGGCGTCGATGATTGATACTCCGTTCGCCGATCTGAACGGTATGCTGGACGCGGTTGGTGACAAACCGGCTTATATCAACGAAGTGATGGGTTCGATTGATGAACTGAAGCTCTACCTGAAAGGAATTCAGGCATCACCTGATATGGGGATGGCAGCGCTTAACGCGACCAAGGCGAGAATGAAGCTGGTCAATGGCGATCCGATTTATACCCTCAGACGGGTTGCATCAGGATTACCGGCACCGTTGGATCGCATCTTGACCAAACTGGCGGATGAAAGCTGGTATGTGATCAAGCAAGAAGCGGTGAAATATCTGGAAGTGCGTTGGCATGATGATGTTTACCGTGTCTTCCGCGAGAAACTGGCGGATCGCTATCCGTTCAATCCAAACTCGAACAAAGATGCATCATTGACTGACTTTGAAGAATTCTTTGCCCCGAATGGTATTTTGGATAGTTTCTACCAGAATCAGTTGAAGATTTTCATTGATGAGAAAGTCGGCTTATCTGACTCAGAAAGCGGTCAGAGTGTGGTGAAATCTGAAGTATTGGAGCAGATTGAACGGGCACGACAAATTCAGGATGCGTTCTTCAATCGTAAAGGTGTGCTGGATGTGAGCTTCTCGATTGAACCGATACGCTTGACGGGGAATAAGCGGCGCAGTGTGCTGAATGTTGACGGACAGTTCTTGTCGTATAGTCATGGTTCAAGAGAAAACGTGGAGTTGATTTGGCCGAATACACTGCGTGATTCTGCAATCTCGAAAATTACGCTGATTCCGACCAAATCGAATCTGTCGCCACGGAGTATTATTATTCAGGGACCATGGGCATTCTTCCGCTTACTTGATGCGGGTGATGTGCTGGCCGCAAGTACCACCTCGGTAGACTATAAGTTTACGGTTGATGGCGGTGATATGGTGTACCGAATTAACTCTGAAGCCGATATGAATCCGTTTACCCAGCGTTTGTTTAAATCATTCAAACTCTCAGGTAACCTGTATTAA